aatcagaaggtaccacaccttcagataaggatttttgaaacagtaaatttaagggtcggcaaataatatccctcatctctttttttttttttcaacttttTATTTATGAAGTGTCAACACAATAcaatctcttttaacactataggtaagatgccatcagggccctgtgatttatttattttgagctttgctatgctttgcaaaacatcagcttcagttatatatatattagttatagacgatgtttgattagtaataagaactggtaagttactagtgtcctcaaccgagaatacccgtgcaaaactatcattgaactcatttactatgtcaatgtcgttttcaattataagacccttactatcctgcagattagtaatttcagcttttagagctcttttagagttaaaatactggaagaaacttttaacgtcatccttagcttccaatgcgatcttcctttcgacattccatttagctcgtctaatgtcattttttaattcagcctgtagatttagatactcttgcttttattatgtcatcatcagttattttccatctctggaacaaagcccttttcctccttactttatactttatttccctattaaaccacctaggttgcaatttcctagatttattcttgctggaaacaggtatgaagtcctcttgcacttgcaataatgtgcttttaaaaaattcccatgcctcttcaacagttttgttatttaactccatccagttcacagtttctagttttaatctcatacaattgaagttagccttcctaacattacatatttttgatttggactttgctcttcgggcactaaacttaacctcaaatttaaccatgttatgatcgctactgtcaagtggttctaaaacgtctaatttaccaatcctgtcctggttattagacaaaacaagatcaagaatggcatctcccctggtaggggtgttaacaaactgagtaaaaaaacaatcctgtactaattccaccatctcaagttcattttcagaagagccagcaacaatgtcccactgcatccccggtagattaaaatcacccataactaccacatcatttttattgctcataatcctaatatcactgtataacaatctgctttcctcagcagctacattgggtgctctgtaacaaacaccgacaattaggctatttgagtttgtagcatctaattttacccatatagcttccgtacttttacttatatcagtaagctcccttgcctgcaagttttcctttacatatactgcaacaccacctcccttcttacctatacggtctttacggaacaatgtgtaaccatccatattatattcttgtccatccttatcactcaaccacgtttcagttattgctataatatcataagagtctgatgagataagagcctctaaatcatgaattttattcctaatactcctggcgtttaaatacagacaacaaagggtaggtctattacagtgcctatttataatatgattttttggggctttccgtttccccccaggtacatacttaactaacctccctgccccccccagtccctagtttaaacattcctcaactactctacaaatacgccttcccagtacactggttcccctccggttcagatgcaacccatccggcttgaacaggtcccacctgttccagaaggtcctccagtgccccataaacctaaacccctctttcctacaccatccttttagccacgcatttaatctccttatctcagctaacttagcctgacttgcgcgtggcacggggagtatttcagaaaataactGAACTGTCAGAAAATGCCTTCATACCACAGAATGAAAAGCTGAGAAATAAGAGCATAAGTGAGACTTAAAATATAAAAGATAAACATCCGGAAGAGAAAAACTGGGTCACAGTTAAGATTGTGAATAAAACACACATAAGAGTGATCAGTCATCTACAGCGAGCAGCTGGGCCCCACACAGCAACACGATAGACGCATGTCTCTGGATTCAGGGAGGAAACTGGATTCACATGCGAACTTCAAAGATGTGAAACCAAAAGCATCAACATGACATTAATGCAAACTACTGTCTGTAAAAAAGTGAAAATAGAGAGAGTTCACAGGTGAAGATAGAGAAGTTATAACATTTGGATAAACATCTGCTTTTTCTCCTTATGAAAAACCTGGACGTCCTGTTAGGTGAGCAGACCCACAGGAGATGGGGACTGGGACGTGCACAGGGTTTGTTGTTTCACTTTCTAATTGTTACACATTATGGTGCTACTGATGTTTTTAACAGCAGAGTTTGCCCCTTAACACCAGTGTAATATTGAGCCATTGATACATTTCTAATTACAAAGACCAATGATTTTGGATCAGTATCtttggatttaaaaatgcaggtaATAAACTAAAGCTGATGGTAAAGCATGTAGTGATGTGCTACAGAGCAGACAGGCAGTACTCACAGTGCACAGTGATCCTGAGGGGCTCTGATTTCACTGCAAGGGGGGGTTGTGGTCCTTCAGGTCCCAGGTCCAGTTCTGCCTCACAGCTGTACTCTGCTCCATCATCAGCTCTGCTGGGGGTGATCAGGAGGGTGGAGGACACACTCACAGGTTCCTTTTCTCTGTCAGACTTTCCATCTTCTATGACATAGTCTCTGTCTCCATGTACTAATGTGTCCCCTTTGTACCACTTCACAGTGAGATTCTGAACAGGAGCGATGTTCTGGATCTCACACTTCAGCTGGTACTGACTCCCCTCCACCATGGGGTCAGTAGAGTCTATAGAACTGACAGAAACACTGTCTGGGGGTTCTGTGAGGGAAAACGAGAAGCATTATTTCTCAAAAATAACTCACACATGAGACAGCTGTGCCTTATAGGAACAGAGACACATAGAGACATCCATGCCTTACAGTGAAATATTCTGCTGGGTTTTACTGATGTTTTAAGGTGATGCTCAGGTTGAATATTTCCCAGGTGTATGAGAGCTGACAGCTGCAGTAGCTCCATCAGAAGAGACATACTTACTGTACACAGTGACTGAGAGATCTTTTTTACATTCCGGTTTTCTTTTAGGAATGACATGACAGGAATAGTTTGCACAGTAATCTCTTATGTTCACTCGCAAAGTGATAAAATTGTTGCCATGTGTATCCTCCCTGCACCTCAATGTAACTATGGATGTGGCGTAGTTCACTCCATGTGTCACTGCCTCTCTGGAAGCATGGAGCTTAGCAGCACAGTTATCAGCCCAGTACATCATAATACAATCTATGGACACTGTGCAGTTGACTGATACTGGGTCTCCATGTCTCACCACCACTCTGGGAGGATGGAGCTTAATACCATGCTCATCATCAGCAACTGCAAAAGCAAACAgtgaaagtaaaaaaacaaaatcagccACATCACTCTCCTTCAGTATTTTAGGGCACATTCCTCATGGTTATGGTTAAAGGCAGAAACGGAAGGTATTTAAAATTACTACCACTACCAAAAAAGAAATATCTTTTAAAAGTATCTTCACTATTGCAACATTATTTATCTCCAGAGAGTTGAAAGCTGCTTTGGATGAGAGTTCATGTGCAGATGGGGAACATCACACCAAGAcctacatacacatatacacatataccttcacatgtacatacacatataatacatatacatacaaacattgaATCATCCATAATGATAACATTATGGTTTGTGTTATGATTTTATTTAGGCGTACATTTGTTGTTTGCATACTTCTCTTGTTATACAGTAAaagtttatttcttttatattcTTAGCAAAAGGAGACTGTTATGCAAATGCCTGCAGACTGTCAGTTAGCAGCACATAACAGTAACACTAAGAAGCAGCTGAGCAGTGCAATGTTTCTCATACTCATGCACTCCCTGGTCTTCCATGACGGTTCACCAACGGCACATTTAAAGTTGAAACTCACCAACTTGGAGGACCAAGACCAGCCAGGAGACCAACACCAGGCTGGATGTCATCTCTGGATGGCGACTGGCTGGTGGTTCTGTTCTGACCCGGGTTGGGCTTCTTTTTTAGATCAAGTAAAAATTATCTTATTCTCAGCACAGCAGCAGACGTAAGAAATGGAAACCAACTTCTACAGGCATGAAGAAAACCACTGTGACCAAGACTGCAGGATGTGACGCCGTAAGTCAACCTTCAGCTAGGTGGCacatatctgtttttttcctctttttctattttctttcttttatatCTTTTTTCAGTATAACTTTATAAtccttatttattatatattatataaatatcacTGCAGATTACACTCTGACTGTATACCTTTTATGTGATAAATAAAAATCCTCCTTGTATCCTTGGAGAGTGGACAAGTCTCTCAgcaatatcctcctgagaccccacccattcatttatgtccattgtagtggacattttgtcttttcactgatgtacaatttaatctaaattgtaagatgtgtTATTTCCCCCAAAAACAAATAACCtataattgaaggacacttttttccttgggtctcaggaggatataatagaaagaaataacaatataagtaaaaaattgtaaaaaaaaaattgaatgtaaccGCTGGCATGtactgaggtggggggggggagacaacGTTATTGCAcatgaaataaagtgacaagaGTGAGCAGCAGTACAATTGTCAGCGATTTAAGGTGGCACTCAAGTAACAGTATTGCAAAGAGTAAgagttttttacttttattttttgtaataataaaaataaagtgcaaAGTGTACCTGAGTCTTTCAACCTTGACACCATTGATGTGGATGGGCTGGTGTTCCCCAACTGGTCGTTTCCGGTAGTCCACTATCATTTCTCTTGTTTTACTGACATTAAGAGAGAGGTTATTATCCAGACACCAGGTGTACAGTGCCATCACCTCCTCTCTATAGGCCATCTCGTCATCGTCCATAATGAGGCCTATGGTGGTTGTGTCATCCGCAAATTTGAGGATGCTATTGGACCTGTGTTTAGCGACACAGTCGTGAGTGAACTGGGAATACAGGAGGGGGCTAAGCACACATCCCAGCGGCGTTCCTGTGTTTAAGATGAGTGATGAGGAAGTGTGTTTACCTACTCTCACCACCTGGGGCCTGCTTGTGAGGAAATAGGGAATCCACCTGCACATGGATGGTCCCAGCCAAAGGTCGACGAGCTTCGAGGCAAGTTTTGAGGGGATGGTGGTGTTGAATGCCGAGCTGTAATCGATGAAGAACATTCTTGCATATGTATTCTTGCATTgcatatgaatgcattattattagttatgaatatgtttataaattactaaagaCATGCCCTTAAGTAAAAGGTTACCGAAGTGTTTCAATAGTATTCCCAACATGGCAGGAGTCCAACATGAAAGTCATCAtcacctgcaaaaaaaaaaatgccagcaATAAGTGATACTGGGGCTCTGTGTTGCAGAATCACTATCTATAAATAAATCAGGAATAACATTCTTACTGGAGACCTGATGGTACTTTTTGCTACTGGGTTGAAACAGGCAGTGACTGACAGTGCATGATAAATCCACCCTTGATGATATTTGGCCCCATTTCAAATAATATGCCACTGAGACCAGCCTGGACTCCCTCACAGCCAATCTAGCACTGTGACCTCACACTCCCAGGGTTGGGGGGTTTATTTCTATTCAAGGTTAGATATGAAATCCGTAAAATCTCTTCCCATGTTTGCATGGTTATCCTCTCAGGAAATCCAGAATTTTTGCACAGTCTGAATACACGAAGTAATGTGGACTGTAATATAAATAATGATCTCACACCAGAGCCTGCCCCTCCCTTGGACTAGTTTCAGAGTTAATCTGAAGTAAAAGTGAATTATATTCAGGATTAGTCCCTgtcttggccagcaggtgtctcCCAATGTTTCCCAGGTCTGTTCCTCTGCTTCCCAGTCTACTGTCTGGCTGAATGGCTTAAGCATGTAGCAATTAACCATGCATCTATTGTCGTGGGTTCAAGGCTACCCCAAATGATGTTTAAGTGATcaagttttgtatttttcccCCATGTTAATTATTGTTCTTGTATTGATCCTtgcttttgttctttgtttctgTGTCATCCCTGCCTGTGTAAAGTTATGTAATTGTGTTCTGTTTCACCCTGTTCTCAGTCTCTC
This genomic window from Paramormyrops kingsleyae isolate MSU_618 chromosome 22, PKINGS_0.4, whole genome shotgun sequence contains:
- the LOC140581595 gene encoding intercellular adhesion molecule 1-like: MDDDEMAYREEVMALYTWCLDNNLSLNVSKTREMIVDYRKRPVGEHQPIHINGVKVERLRSPTRVRTEPPASRHPEMTSSLVLVSWLVLVLQVVADDEHGIKLHPPRVVVRHGDPVSVNCTVSIDCIMMYWADNCAAKLHASREAVTHGVNYATSIVTLRCREDTHGNNFITLRVNIRDYCANYSCHVIPKRKPECKKDLSVTVYKPPDSVSVSSIDSTDPMVEGSQYQLKCEIQNIAPVQNLTVKWYKGDTLVHGDRDYVIEDGKSDREKEPVSVSSTLLITPSRADDGAEYSCEAELDLGPEGPQPPLAVKSEPLRITVHSPPRRTFWTSIGVVIAVLLLVSICVYKQWNQKRKEADRLPNSSDPLISVNQRANNGTQILRK